The Syngnathus scovelli strain Florida chromosome 19, RoL_Ssco_1.2, whole genome shotgun sequence region GACGCGTTCTCTGCCTGGCGTGGACTTTCACCTTCGGGCTTTGTGTCCCTTTTCTCGTCTCCTCCCTCCTTTTGGCCATCCCTGACGGTCACGACCTTTGTGGGTTGGAGGAGCCGCAGCATACCCTGATGGCTTTTCCTCTCTCGAATCATCTGCGAGGCAATGTCATGTTTACTTTATGAAGACCACAGAGACTCACAAGTTGTGATTTCTTCCGGTTGGGCAATTTTCTGCTTTTGCTTGCCATTTATATTTTACAATATAgcgtcatttttttcattgtggAATAGATTGgttacatttcatttcatttcaatgggtCCAATTGATTGTGTCTAACTGGCTTGGTCGCGAAAAAACGAAATTCCCGAGATACAATTTTGCTTGTACCTCATATAATTTGTTGCGGTACTGCTCCACTGATAACTGCACGTCGTCATCCAGTGGCAGAATTACGTCGTAGTTGAGTGACGGCTCCTTGCCCGGATTGTGGAACCTGCAACGACGATTTGGACGAGACGGACCGACAATGCAATACATCATCTACCCAAAGTCAAGAGAACTCACAATAGTGGCATCAGAAAGGAACGGCGACATGTCATGTTGGTACCTGGCTACGTAAGGATGCCGGAGGGCTTTTTCCGCAGTCAGCCTCTTGTCAGGGTTGAAGACCAGCAAACCCTTGAGGAGGTCCAGGGCGTCAGGCGGCGCAGACACCTGTAGGAGGTCCTCTAAAAGAACCTGCGGCCTGGCCGGGGAAGGACAGGtatttcacattaaaaaaaatcggaaTAGTAAAACTTTTAGACTGCAAGATAGCAgaacaaaatagaaaataagAACAGTTGTCTTACTTCTGTAATATTCTCTGAATGACCGACGACCCAATTTcagacttgacggcgaggatatCTGCCAGTTCAAGAGCATTCATTTGAAAATCAAATATTCTCCAAAGTGGGGCCGGCATAGCGCTCACCTTCTGGACACGGGTGCGGTATGGCCCCCATGATCCTCTCGATCTGATTGATGGTTGACGTTCCGGGGAACAAGGCCTTTCCCAGCAACATCTCGCCCAGGATGCAGCCCAGGCTCCACATGTCCACGCCCTTCGTGTACCTTTCGAACCACACTGGTTGTTTGCACCACTTGTTACATGACTGCGATCCCTTCAACGGGTCACGGTCGTACCTGGTGGACCCCAGCAGGATCTCGGGGGCTCGGTACCACCTGGTGGCCACGTACTCCGTCAGCGCTGGGTTTACAGCATCCTCCTGGTCTTGGTTGAGCGATCGGGCCAAGCCGAAGTCGCACAGCTTGACCACGCAGTCTGAGTCCAGCAGCACGTTGGaaggctggggaaaaaaaacgttgGACACACATTGTAGCATGTTGAGCCTTAACTAtaatcaaaatggctgacttgctGAGACATGGCCATAGCTCTGTCAAACTTAGTGGAATGGCACCTTTTGGTCCCGGTGGATGACGTTCCCCGAGTGCAGATATTTGACCGCCTTGAGCAGCTGGTACATGACGTACCGCTTGTGGATGTCCTTCAGTAGTGATCCTTTCTTTATCACTGCATGCAGGTCACTGTctggataattttttttttt contains the following coding sequences:
- the mapk15 gene encoding mitogen-activated protein kinase 15, giving the protein MSKSVKSGGMPEVEDHISTKYEIKKRLGKGAYGIVWKAVDRQTGEIVAVKKIFDAFKNKTDAQRTFREVVLLQEFGDHPNVVKLQNVIRAQNDKDIYLIFEYMDSDLHAVIKKGSLLKDIHKRYVMYQLLKAVKYLHSGNVIHRDQKPSNVLLDSDCVVKLCDFGLARSLNQDQEDAVNPALTEYVATRWYRAPEILLGSTRYTKGVDMWSLGCILGEMLLGKALFPGTSTINQIERIMGAIPHPCPEDILAVKSEIGSSVIQRILQKPQVLLEDLLQVSAPPDALDLLKGLLVFNPDKRLTAEKALRHPYVARFHNPGKEPSLNYDVILPLDDDVQLSVEQYRNKLYEMIRERKSHQGMLRLLQPTKVVTVRDGQKEGGDEKRDTKPEGESPRQAENASPPPPADKPDPSGYPHAGRCTYNPITHAPNGFLHSNAAGTRGARQRSNSATSSPTEGNRANTSMDQIIQRGRSAPAHPNRAFSLAFAHSQNNLLVRKHESPPGLSIANANPNQHSGSQARDGRPAPCFSKKVFQNNCNVAAAGDPRAKLGSYCQAYGTISKTELDNLLQARTCNQ